A genomic window from Gemmatimonadaceae bacterium includes:
- a CDS encoding alpha/beta hydrolase → MLRTFTLATGLALLAPAAVHAQAAFTAEVSGRGTPVLFIPGLTNNGEVWRSTAAEFARDHEVHVLSLAGFAGAPPVATDPGWLERQRDAIVAYIRERRLDRPVLVGHSLGGVLALWIAVEHPELPSAVVNIDGLPFIGATMNPDATAESMRPMAEQMRTMMSSPNAKENYLRMQGAQLRMMVHDSAAQAMLARHGRDSDMATMAVAMYDMWRLDLRADLARVRVPVLNLHAWIAYESMGQTRAAVERLMTGQYATLADATLRIHDQAYHFIMLDEPEWTQREMRDFLARVAAMRR, encoded by the coding sequence ATGCTCCGAACGTTCACGCTCGCAACGGGGCTCGCGCTGCTCGCGCCGGCCGCCGTCCACGCCCAAGCAGCCTTCACGGCAGAAGTCTCGGGTCGCGGCACACCCGTGCTCTTCATCCCCGGACTCACGAACAACGGCGAGGTCTGGCGCAGCACCGCCGCCGAGTTCGCCCGTGACCACGAGGTGCACGTGCTCTCGCTGGCCGGCTTCGCCGGCGCGCCGCCCGTCGCGACCGATCCTGGCTGGCTGGAGCGCCAACGCGACGCCATCGTCGCGTACATCCGCGAACGCCGTCTCGACCGCCCGGTGCTGGTCGGCCACTCACTCGGCGGTGTGCTGGCGCTGTGGATCGCCGTCGAGCATCCCGAGCTTCCGTCCGCCGTCGTCAACATCGACGGACTCCCGTTCATCGGCGCGACGATGAATCCCGACGCCACCGCTGAATCGATGCGGCCGATGGCCGAGCAGATGCGCACGATGATGTCCAGCCCGAACGCCAAGGAGAACTACCTGCGGATGCAGGGCGCGCAGTTGCGGATGATGGTGCACGACAGCGCCGCGCAGGCGATGCTGGCCCGCCACGGCCGCGACAGCGATATGGCGACGATGGCGGTGGCGATGTACGATATGTGGCGCCTCGACCTCCGGGCCGACCTCGCCCGCGTCCGCGTCCCCGTGCTCAACCTGCACGCCTGGATCGCCTATGAGTCGATGGGCCAGACCCGCGCCGCCGTCGAGCGCCTGATGACCGGCCAGTACGCCACGCTCGCGGATGCGACGCTGCGCATCCACGACCAGGCGTATCACTTCATTATGCTCGACGAACCCGAGTGGACGCAGCGCGAGATGCGGGACTTCCTCGCGCGCGTCGCCGCGATGCGGCGCTAG